A single genomic interval of Daucus carota subsp. sativus chromosome 1, DH1 v3.0, whole genome shotgun sequence harbors:
- the LOC108212343 gene encoding uncharacterized protein LOC108212343 has protein sequence MAPPPGPYSGTSTLALVARVSAFSFGLVYGSMKLKYLKAKAKSQQKAAAKAGH, from the exons ATGGCGCCGCCACCAGGACCTTATTCAGGAACCAGCACACTTGCTCTG GTGGCTAGAGTATCCGCTTTTTCGTTTGGACTGGTTTATGGAAGCATGAAGCTCAAGTATCTTAAG GCAAAAGCCAAATCTCAGCAGAAAGCTGCAGCCAAGGCAGGCCACTGA
- the LOC108215342 gene encoding arginine decarboxylase-like, with the protein MPGLACVDAAIAPPPCYAFTSWEACLPAPEMNSGGVADLQWSPALSAALYRIDKWGGPYFGVNENGNVSIYPHGAKTLNHQEIDLLKVVKKASDAKDEGGLGLQLPIVIRLPDVLKNRVELIHSAFESAIEAQGYNGHYQGVFPVKCNQDRFVVDDIVRFGSKLRFGLEAGSKPELLLAMSCLCRGNPEAFLVCNGFKDVEFITLALVGRKMNFNTVIVLELEQELDMVIELSRKLGVRPLIGMRAKLRAKHEGHFGATSGERGKFGLTTTQILRVVRKLDECGMLDCLQLLHFHIGSQIPSTALLADGVGEAAQVYCELVRLGARMGVIDIGGGLGIDYDGSKSPNSDVSVDYTLEEYAAAVVGVIKSACDRKMVKHPVICSESGRAIVSHHSVLVFEAVSSSKNSVQQMTPVDVSYLVERLPEDAIVDYRKLSAAATGGEYETCLLYSDQLKQKCVEQFKEGSFDLEQLAAVDGLCDLVYKAIGASDPVRTYHVNLSVFTSIPDFWGIGQLFPIVPIHRLEQKPVVKGTLSDITCDSDGKIGKFIGGEESLLLHELGGGGGGSYYLGMFLGGAYEEALGGIHNLFGGPSVVRVSQSDGPHSFAVTGAFPGPSCADVLRTMQHEPEMMFQTLKHRAEEYVFDEGARGFDHDAIATGLASSFQNMPYLVKDDDDNGYYYSDVINNGTVVDSDAPEDEEWSDCCA; encoded by the coding sequence ATGCCTGGTTTAGCTTGTGTTGACGCCGCCATTGCACCTCCGCCGTGCTACGCTTTTACATCCTGGGAAGCGTGTCTTCCGGCGCCGGAGATGAATTCCGGCGGAGTGGCCGATTTGCAGTGGTCGCCGGCGCTCTCGGCCGCGTTGTACAGGATTGACAAATGGGGTGGTCCTTATTTCGGCGTGAATGAAAACGGCAACGTTTCGATTTACCCTCATGGTGCGAAAACGCTGAATCATCAAGAGATTGATTTGCTTAAGGTTGTGAAGAAGGCTTCGGATGCGAAAGATGAGGGTGGGCTTGGTTTGCAGCTGCCGATTGTTATAAGGCTGCCTGATGTGTTGAAGAATAGGGTTGAATTGATTCACTCAGCGTTCGAGTCTGCGATTGAGGCGCAAGGGTATAATGGTCATTATCAGGGTGTTTTCCCTGTCAAGTGTAATCAGGACAGGTTTGTTGTGGATGACATTGTGAGATTCGGGTCCAAGTTGCGGTTCGGGCTCGAGGCGGGGTCCAAACCGGAGCTTTTACTAGCTATGAGTTGTTTGTGTCGGGGGAATCCGGAGGCGTTTCTTGTTTGTAATGGATTTAAGGATGTGGAGTTTATAACGCTTGCTTTGGTGGGGAGGAAGATGAATTTTAATACTGTGATTGTGCTTGAATTGGAACAAGAGCTTGATATGGTAATTGAGTTGAGTCGAAAGCTAGGTGTTAGGCCTCTTATTGGGATGAGGGCGAAGCTGAGGGCGAAGCATGAGGGACATTTTGGTGCTACTTCTGGGGAGAGAGGTAAGTTTGGACTTACAACTACTCAGATATTACGCGTTGTTAGGAAATTGGATGAGTGTGGTATGCTTGATTGTTTGCAATTGCTGCATTTTCATATTGGTTCTCAAATTCCCTCTACTGCTCTGTTGGCGGATGGGGTAGGGGAAGCAGCTCAGGTGTACTGTGAACTAGTTCGTCTTGGTGCTCGTATGGGTGTTATTGATATCGGGGGTGGTTtgggaattgattatgatggtTCCAAATCACCTAATTCGGATGTTTCAGTTGATTACACTCTGGAGGAATATGCAGCTGCTGTAGTTGGCGTAATTAAGTCTGCATGTGACCGTAAGATGGTTAAGCATCCAGTGATTTGTAGTGAAAGTGGTAGAGCAATTGTCTCTCATCATTCAGTATTGGTATTTGAGGCTGTATCTTCAAGTAAGAATAGTGTACAACAAATGACCCCAGTTGACGTCAGTTATTTAGTTGAGAGACTCCCTGAGGATGCTATTGTCGATTACCGGAAATTGTCTGCAGCTGCTACTGGTGGTGAGTACGAAACTTGTTTGCTTTATTCTGATCAACTGAAGCAAAAATGTGTAGAGCAGTTCAAGGAAGGGTCTTTTGATCTTGAACAGCTTGCTGCTGTTGATGGGTTGTGTGACTTGGTGTACAAGGCAATCGGCGCTTCTGATCCTGTGAGGACTTACCATGTTAACTTGTCCGTTTTTACATCCATACCTGATTTCTGGGGTATTGGACAGCTGTTTCCGATTGTGCCTATTCATCGCCTTGAGCAAAAGCCAGTGGTGAAGGGAACTCTCTCCGACATAACATGTGACAGTGATGGAAAGATTGGGAAGTTCATAGGGGGTGAAGAGAGCCTACTGCTTCATGAATTGGGAGGAGGTGGTGGAGGTAGTTACTATCTAGGGATGTTTCTTGGTGGGGCTTATGAAGAGGCGCTCGGGGGTATTCACAATCTTTTTGGTGGGCCGAGCGTTGTTCGTGTCTCACAGAGTGATGGTCCTCACAGTTTTGCAGTGACAGGAGCTTTTCCTGGGCCTTCCTGTGCTGATGTTCTCCGGACAATGCAGCATGAGCCTGAAATGATGTTTCAGACGCTCAAGCACCGTGCTGAGGAGTATGTATTCGATGAGGGTGCTCGTGGTTTTGACCATGATGCTATAGCAACTGGGCTTGCCAGTTCTTTCCAGAACATGCCTTATCTTGttaaagatgatgatgataatggcTACTATTATTCTGATGTTATTAACAATGGCACTGTTGTGGATTCTGATGCACCTGAGGATGAGGAGTGGTCCGACTGCTGTGCTTAA
- the LOC108208709 gene encoding epimerase family protein SDR39U1 homolog, chloroplastic isoform X1: MEVCGVPATTTSAFSWTSSISPSSFHVSQPLSSKGGFKGFKIFCVIQDAQPQKMTISVTGATGFIGRRLVKRLHADNHSIKVLTRSKSQAQSIFPDREFPGIVIAEESDWKNCIQGSSAVVNLAGMPISTRWSPEIKKEIKQSRIKVTSKVVEAINELEEAMRPAVLVSATAVGYYGTSETQVFDEQSPSGSDYLAEVCREWESTALKVDNKVRLVRIRIGVALGRDGGALAKMIPIFMMFAGGPLGSGKQWFSWIHVDDLVSLIYEALQNPTYEGVINATAPNPVRLGEMCSHLGSVLGRPSWLPVPDLALKAVLGEGATVVLEGQRVLPAKAKELGFSFKYPYVKEALKAILS, encoded by the exons ATGGAGGTTTGTGGGGTGCCTGCTACTACTACCAGTGCCTTCTCCTGGACAAGCTCCATTTCACCTTCCTCTTTTCACGTTTCCCAACCCCTTTCTTCT aAGGGGGGCTTCAAGGGCTTCAAGATTTTCTGTGTCATTCAAGATGCTCAGCCTCAAAAG ATGACAATTTCAGTAACTGGAGCGACAGGCTTTATAGGTAGACGGTTGGTAAAAAGACTACATGCAG ATAATCATAGCATTAAGGTCTTGACAAGGTCTAAGTCTCAAGCTCAGTCAATTTTTCCGG ACAGGGAGTTTCCAGGAATCGTAATTGCGGAGGAAAGTGATTGGAAAAATTGTATTCAAGGTTCTTCAGCTGTTGTAAATCTAGCTGGAATGCCTATAAGTACAAGATGGTCACCTGAG ATTAAGAAAGAGATCAAGCAGAGCAGAATTAAGGTCACCTCAAAG GTCGTGGAAGCAATAAATGAATTAGAAGAGGCTATGCGACCAGCTGTTTTGGTTAGTGCTACTGCAGTTGGTTATTATG GTACTAGCGAAACACAAGTTTTTGATGAGCAAAGTCCATCAGGAAGTGACTACTTGGCAGAG GTTTGTAGAGAATGGGAATCAACAGCTCTCAAAGTTGATAATAAAGTCAGATTGGTGCGTATACGAATTGGTGTAGCCCTTGGAAGAGACGGTGGTGCTTTAG CTAAAATGATCCCTATTTTTATGATGTTTGCCGGTGGACCTTTGGGCTCTGGAAAGCAATG GTTTTCATGGATCCATGTGGACGACCTTGTAAGCCTGATATATGAAGCTTTACAGAATCCAACTTATGAAG GTGTTATCAATGCCACTGCACCAAATCCTGTTCGTTTAGGGGAGATGTGCAGCCACTTGGGATCTGTCTTGGGTAGACCATCCTGGCTGCCAGTACCAGACCTAGCACTTAAAGCAGTTCTTGGAGAAGGTGCTACTGTG GTTCTTGAAGGACAAAGGGTGCTTCCAGCTAAAGCTAAGGAGTTGGGCTTTTCCTTCAAATACCCTTACGTTAAAGAAGCCTTGAAAGCAATTTTGTCATAA
- the LOC108205973 gene encoding protein BASIC PENTACYSTEINE4 — MDKGGRARHMEFYKGAHSQWNMVPQYQMKDQNAFLMPGKIAHIIAERDAAFEERDRALSERKAALEERDSAIQLRDAAISERDSALREREIALEALRFQETTMSTAWNNTIQRGSKRVHHVANYPLVAAYNTKEGAITDAFPLQAISSEGVKAHQEKPRKPKKFVSSKSQLKAKKINEDLNRHVTTDWSKAEWDAKNLGSMKQIIYDESTMPIPVCSCTGVQHQCYKWGNGGWQSSCCTTTKSQYPLPQLPNKRHSRMGGRKMSGNVFSRLLTRLAAEGHDTRMPLDLKEHWAKHGTNRYITIR; from the exons ATGGATAAAGGTGGTCGTGCTCGACACATGGAGTTCTACAAAGGTGCTCACAGTCAG TGGAATATGGTGCCCCAATATCAGATGAAGGATCAGAATGCTTTCTTAATGCCTGGGAAGATTGCACACATCATTGCTGAGAGGGATGCTGCTTTTGAGGAACGTGATAGAGCTCTTTCTGAAAGAAAGGCTGCATTGGAGGAAAGAGATTCAGCGATCCAGCTACGTGATGCAGCAATCTCTGAGCGTGACAGTGCTTTAAGGGAACGAGAAATTGCTCTCGAAGCCCTTCGATTCCAGGAGACGACCATGAGCACTGCATGGAACAACACTATCCAACGTGGATCAAAGCGAGTTCACCATGTTGCTAATTACCCCTTGGTAGCTGCTTACAACACAAAGGAAGGGGCTATAACTGATGCGTTCCCGCTACAAGCCATTTCATCTGAAGGTGTAAAGGCGCACCAGGAAAAACCTAGAAAACCAAAGAAGTTTGTTTCATCAAAGTCACAACTGAAGGCGAAGAAAATAAATGAAGATTTGAACAGGCATGTCACTACTGACTGGTCAAAGGCTGAGTGGGATGCTAAGAATCTCGGCTCGATGAAGCAAATCATATATGATGAATCCACAATGCCTATACCCGTTTGCTCGTGCACAGGAGTTCAGCATCAGTGTTACAAATGGGGAAACGGGGGCTGGCAGTCGTCCTGTTGCACAACCACCAAGTCACAGTATCCTTTGCCGCAATTGCCAAATAAGCGACACTCAAGGATGGGTGGAAGAAAGATGAGCGGGAATGTTTTTTCTAGATTGCTAACTCGGTTAGCAGCCGAAGGCCATGACACTCGCATGCCCTTAGATCTTAAAGAACACTGGGCTAAGCATGGTACCAATCGCTACATCACCATCAGATAA
- the LOC108193885 gene encoding small ribosomal subunit protein bTHXm: protein MAMMQFCNGAAKRFLLSADKTAAATFTSLSSSISSAAALGSPEVCGRGDKKTKSGKRFKGSYGNSRPKKEKKIERIKDKVEVPRSTPWPLPFKLI, encoded by the coding sequence ATGGCGATGATGCAATTCTGCAACGGAGCAGCGAAAAGATTCTTACTTTCTGCCGACAAAACGGCCGCCGCCACATTCACGTCACTATCTTCATCGATTTCGTCGGCGGCGGCGTTGGGCTCGCCGGAAGTGTGCGGAAGAGGCGACAAGAAAACAAAGAGCGGAAAGAGATTCAAAGGGTCGTATGGGAACTCAAGGCCCAAGAAGGAGAAAAAAATTGAGAGAATTAAAGATAAGGTTGAGGTTCCCAGGTCCACTCCCTGGCCACTTCCTTTTAAActcatttga
- the LOC108204864 gene encoding pentatricopeptide repeat-containing protein At5g04780, mitochondrial, whose protein sequence is MANVDSLAHHLDHFSRTKNISAVKKFHAHFLRTGLFFFYNNLQAKLIFSYTNCIQNAHSRTLTNFFNYINPTTPLPFNTILSHFCKNGLYSLAVETCSFMHFRGVSIDTYAVCSSLTASSCNKDVKFGKLMHAHVVKSGFASSVFVGSALVHYYVKLLLINDAASLFDEIPVKNTWCVNALLSGYGEAKMWGEGLKLVQGMRRLNLSCDNFTLTSALQACAGQCAIKLGREVHAKMLRSVFDVERDVFLQSSLVEMYGKCGLVEKAWQVFSMVGYEREGKRMWDVVLWTSMLGVYGRNGNHKEVILLFQEMLMEGIRPDEVALVTVLSACSHTGQVDLGIEYFNFMKSSGLSPMPEHYSCLVDLFCRAGELDKAWTLIDGMPHYKNGKFTVSLWGALLSACSDYGNVSCGRLAAQRALELDPQNVGIYVLLSNMYARHQMWKETDDLRDLIKGTGLRKDVGTSRIEVTN, encoded by the coding sequence ATGGCCAATGTTGATTCTTTAGCTCATCACTTAGACCATTTCTCCCGCACAAAAAACATATCTGCAGTTAAGAAATTTCATGCACACTTTCTGAGAACAGGCTTATTCTTTTTCTATAACAATCTTCAAGCCAAGCTCATTTTCTCATACACAAATTGCATTCAAAACGCCCACTCAAGAACCCTAACAAATTTCTTCAATTACATCAACCCAACCACCCCATTACCTTTCAATACTATTTTATCACACTTTTGCAAAAATGGGTTGTATTCTTTAGCAGTCGAAACTTGCAGTTTCATGCATTTTCGTGGGGTTAGTATAGATACATATGCTGTATGTAGCTCTTTAACGGCTTCAAGTTGTAATAAAGATGTTAAGTTTGGGAAGTTAATGCATGCCCATGTCGTGAAATCTGGGTTTGCGTCTAGTGTGTTTGTGGGTAGTGCTTTGGTTCATTATTATGTGAAATTGTTGCTTATTAATGATGCAGCTTCTCTGTTTGATGaaattcctgtgaagaatactTGGTGTGTGAATGCACTTTTGTCGGGTTATGGGGAAGCTAAAATGTGGGGTGAAGGGCTTAAGTTAGTCCAAGGAATGCGTAGACTGAATTTGAGTTGTGATAATTTTACGTTGACATCTGCATTGCAGGCGTGTGCTGGACAATGCGCTATAAAGTTAGGTAGGGAGGTACATGCAAAAATGCTACGCAGTGTTTTTGATGTTGAACGTGATGTGTTTCTGCAAAGTTCTTTGGTTGAAATGTATGGTAAATGTGGATTAGTGGAGAAGGCTTGGCAAGTTTTTAGTATGGTGGGATATGAAAGGGAAGGTAAAAGAATGTGGGATGTTGTTTTATGGACTTCAATGCTTGGTGTGTATGGAAGAAACGGTAATCATAAAGAGGTGATACTATTGTTTCAAGAGATGTTGATGGAGGGGATCAGGCCAGATGAAGTGGCACTCGTCACGGTTTTATCAGCTTGTAGTCACACCGGTCAAGTGGATCTTGGAAttgaatatttcaattttatgaaaagCTCGGGTCTATCCCCAATGCCAGAGCACTATAGTTGCCTTGTTGATTTGTTTTGCAGGGCTGGTGAGTTGGATAAGGCATGGACACTTATTGATGGTATGCCCCATTATAAGAACGGCAAGTTCACTGTTTCTTTGTGGGGAGCATTGCTGAGTGCCTGTAGTGATTATGGGAATGTCTCTTGCGGTAGATTGGCTGCTCAAAGAGCACTTGAACTAGATCCtcaaaatgttggaatataTGTTCTCTTGTCAAATATGTATGCAAGGCATCAAATGTGGAAAGAAACTGATGATCTAAGGGATTTAATCAAAGGAACGGGGCTAAGGAAAGATGTTGGTACAAGTCGGATAGAGGTCACAAATTGA
- the LOC108208709 gene encoding epimerase family protein SDR39U1 homolog, chloroplastic isoform X2 codes for MEVCGVPATTTSAFSWTSSISPSSFHVSQPLSSGGFKGFKIFCVIQDAQPQKMTISVTGATGFIGRRLVKRLHADNHSIKVLTRSKSQAQSIFPDREFPGIVIAEESDWKNCIQGSSAVVNLAGMPISTRWSPEIKKEIKQSRIKVTSKVVEAINELEEAMRPAVLVSATAVGYYGTSETQVFDEQSPSGSDYLAEVCREWESTALKVDNKVRLVRIRIGVALGRDGGALAKMIPIFMMFAGGPLGSGKQWFSWIHVDDLVSLIYEALQNPTYEGVINATAPNPVRLGEMCSHLGSVLGRPSWLPVPDLALKAVLGEGATVVLEGQRVLPAKAKELGFSFKYPYVKEALKAILS; via the exons ATGGAGGTTTGTGGGGTGCCTGCTACTACTACCAGTGCCTTCTCCTGGACAAGCTCCATTTCACCTTCCTCTTTTCACGTTTCCCAACCCCTTTCTTCT GGGGGCTTCAAGGGCTTCAAGATTTTCTGTGTCATTCAAGATGCTCAGCCTCAAAAG ATGACAATTTCAGTAACTGGAGCGACAGGCTTTATAGGTAGACGGTTGGTAAAAAGACTACATGCAG ATAATCATAGCATTAAGGTCTTGACAAGGTCTAAGTCTCAAGCTCAGTCAATTTTTCCGG ACAGGGAGTTTCCAGGAATCGTAATTGCGGAGGAAAGTGATTGGAAAAATTGTATTCAAGGTTCTTCAGCTGTTGTAAATCTAGCTGGAATGCCTATAAGTACAAGATGGTCACCTGAG ATTAAGAAAGAGATCAAGCAGAGCAGAATTAAGGTCACCTCAAAG GTCGTGGAAGCAATAAATGAATTAGAAGAGGCTATGCGACCAGCTGTTTTGGTTAGTGCTACTGCAGTTGGTTATTATG GTACTAGCGAAACACAAGTTTTTGATGAGCAAAGTCCATCAGGAAGTGACTACTTGGCAGAG GTTTGTAGAGAATGGGAATCAACAGCTCTCAAAGTTGATAATAAAGTCAGATTGGTGCGTATACGAATTGGTGTAGCCCTTGGAAGAGACGGTGGTGCTTTAG CTAAAATGATCCCTATTTTTATGATGTTTGCCGGTGGACCTTTGGGCTCTGGAAAGCAATG GTTTTCATGGATCCATGTGGACGACCTTGTAAGCCTGATATATGAAGCTTTACAGAATCCAACTTATGAAG GTGTTATCAATGCCACTGCACCAAATCCTGTTCGTTTAGGGGAGATGTGCAGCCACTTGGGATCTGTCTTGGGTAGACCATCCTGGCTGCCAGTACCAGACCTAGCACTTAAAGCAGTTCTTGGAGAAGGTGCTACTGTG GTTCTTGAAGGACAAAGGGTGCTTCCAGCTAAAGCTAAGGAGTTGGGCTTTTCCTTCAAATACCCTTACGTTAAAGAAGCCTTGAAAGCAATTTTGTCATAA